From a single Hippoglossus stenolepis isolate QCI-W04-F060 chromosome 2, HSTE1.2, whole genome shotgun sequence genomic region:
- the gtf2e2 gene encoding transcription initiation factor IIE subunit beta isoform X2, whose protein sequence is MDPALLRERELFKKRALSTPAVEKRQTSDSHKKKKSKADKDGSSGSKHGAESSNGNINIKASSGYKFGCLAKIVNYMKTRHQNGDTHCLTLEEILDETKLLDISMKQKHWLMTEALVNNPKIDVRDGTYGFKPKYNLKDKKALLRLLDKHDQLGLGGVLLDDVEEGLPNSAKAIKALGDQIIFVTRPDKKKILFYNDKHCQFTVDEEFQKLWRSVPVDSIDEEKIEEYLKKQGISSMQESGPKKLPVQKRKKQGGQRKRHFKTHNNHLAGVLEDYSEGVPAKK, encoded by the exons ATGGATCCAGCACTActgagggagagggagctgTTCAAAAAAAGAGCTCTGTCCACTCCAGCTGTCGAGAAGAGACAGACATCAGACTCTCACAAGAAAAAGAAGTCCAAAGCAGACAAGGACGGATCGTCAGGGTCCAAGCACGGCGCTG aGTCGAGTAatggcaacataaacatcaaaGCAAGCTCCGGGTACAAATTTGGCTGCTTGGCCAAGATAGTCAATTATATGAAG ACGAGGCATCAGAATGGTGACACGCACTGCTTGACCTTAGAAGAGATTCTGGATGAGACCAAGCTTCTGGACATCAGCATGAAGCAGAAACATTGGCTTATGACTGAG GCTTTGGTCAACAATCCGAAAATCGACGTGCGGGATGGAACGTATGGCTTCAAGCCCAAGTACAACCTGAAGGACAAGAAAGCCTTACTGAGGCTGCTGGACAAACACGACCAGCTGGGCCTGGGAGGAGTGCTGCTGGACGATGTAGAGGAGGGGCTGCCCAACTCGGCCAAAGCCATTAAG GCTTTGGGGGATCAGATCATCTTTGTGACGAGGCCAGACAAGAAAAAGATCCTCTTCTACAACGACAAACACTGTCAGTTTACAGTAGATGAAG aatttcaGAAACTGTGGAGGAGCGTTCCAGTTGATTCCATTGATGAAGAGAAGATCGAGGAGTACCTGAAGAAACAAGGCATCTCGTCCATGCAGGAATCGGGACCAAAAAAA ttgCCAGTtcaaaagaggaagaagcaaggtgggcagaggaagagacactTCAAGACCCACAACAACCATTTGGCCGGGGTTCTGGAGGATTATTCAGAAGGTGTTCCTGCAAAGAAGTGA
- the smim18 gene encoding small integral membrane protein 18, with the protein MANLTATINPSNLSWHHEAVSLSHVSLQVQEVYPFHDGWNVACFVILLLFILTVLSLAALAVLYELLDCGCCAKEKTHHQLQEEGPGSCSKLMTSICKEPESHTEVV; encoded by the coding sequence ATGGCCAACCTCACTGCCACTATAAACCCAAGTAATCTCTCGTGGCACCATGAGGCAGTCTCTCTTTCCCATGTCTCCTTGCAAGTCCAGGAAGTGTACCCCTTCCACGACGGCTGGAACGTGGCGTGCTTCGtcatcctcctgctcttcatcctcactgtcCTGTCTCTGGCTGCCTTGGCCGTGCTCTACGAGCTACTTGACTGTGGGTGCTGCGCCAAAGAGAAGACACATCACCAGCTACAGGAGGAGGGGCCAGGGAGCTGCAGCAAGCTCATGACCAGCATTTGCAAGGAGCCAGAATCGCATACTGAGGTGGTATAA
- the LOC118117969 gene encoding dynactin subunit 6 — protein sequence MADKQSAQKSVKIAAGAVVCVECEIRGDVTIGPRTVVHPKARIIAEAGPIVIGEGNLIEEQALIINSYPENITPDSEVEPKTMTIGINNVFEVGCVSQALKIGDNNVIESKADVGRNVILTSGCIIGAFCQVNTCEVIPENTVIYGSGCMRRVQTERPQPQTLQLDFLMKILPNYHHLKKTVKAGHTAS from the exons ATGGCAGATAAACAAAGTGCCCAGAAAAG TGTCAAAATAGCCGCCGGAGCCGTAGTTTGTGTGGAGTGTGAAATCAGAGGAGATGTCACCATCG GCCCCAGAACAGTGGTGCACCCAAAAGCTCGTATTATTGCAGAGGCAGGACCCATAGTGATTGGAGAAGGCAATTTGATCGAGGAGCAAGCTCTGATTATCAATAG TTACCCAGAAAACATCACACCAGATTCGGAGGTGGAACCAAAGACAATGACCATCGGCATCAACAATGTATTTGAAGTCGGCTGTG TATCACAAGCTCTGAAGATCGGGGACAACAATGTGATCGAATCTAAAG CTGACGTCGGTAGGAATGTGATCCTCACCAGTGGCTGTATCATCGGAGCTTTCTGTCAGGTCAACACGTGTGAGGTCATACCTGAGAACACGGTCATCTATGGCTCCGGGTGTATGAGACGGGTTCAGACAGAGAGACCACAG CCCCAGACTCTTCAGCTCGACTTCCTGATGAAGATTTTGCCTAACTACCACCATTTAAAGAAAACGGTCAAAGCAGGCCACACCGCCAGCTAA
- the gtf2e2 gene encoding transcription initiation factor IIE subunit beta isoform X1, which produces MDPALLRERELFKKRALSTPAVEKRQTSDSHKKKKSKADKDGSSGSKHGAESSNGNINIKASSGYKFGCLAKIVNYMKTRHQNGDTHCLTLEEILDETKLLDISMKQKHWLMTEALVNNPKIDVRDGTYGFKPKYNLKDKKALLRLLDKHDQLGLGGVLLDDVEEGLPNSAKAIKALGDQIIFVTRPDKKKILFYNDKHCQFTVDEEFQKLWRSVPVDSIDEEKIEEYLKKQGISSMQESGPKKVLPVQKRKKQGGQRKRHFKTHNNHLAGVLEDYSEGVPAKK; this is translated from the exons ATGGATCCAGCACTActgagggagagggagctgTTCAAAAAAAGAGCTCTGTCCACTCCAGCTGTCGAGAAGAGACAGACATCAGACTCTCACAAGAAAAAGAAGTCCAAAGCAGACAAGGACGGATCGTCAGGGTCCAAGCACGGCGCTG aGTCGAGTAatggcaacataaacatcaaaGCAAGCTCCGGGTACAAATTTGGCTGCTTGGCCAAGATAGTCAATTATATGAAG ACGAGGCATCAGAATGGTGACACGCACTGCTTGACCTTAGAAGAGATTCTGGATGAGACCAAGCTTCTGGACATCAGCATGAAGCAGAAACATTGGCTTATGACTGAG GCTTTGGTCAACAATCCGAAAATCGACGTGCGGGATGGAACGTATGGCTTCAAGCCCAAGTACAACCTGAAGGACAAGAAAGCCTTACTGAGGCTGCTGGACAAACACGACCAGCTGGGCCTGGGAGGAGTGCTGCTGGACGATGTAGAGGAGGGGCTGCCCAACTCGGCCAAAGCCATTAAG GCTTTGGGGGATCAGATCATCTTTGTGACGAGGCCAGACAAGAAAAAGATCCTCTTCTACAACGACAAACACTGTCAGTTTACAGTAGATGAAG aatttcaGAAACTGTGGAGGAGCGTTCCAGTTGATTCCATTGATGAAGAGAAGATCGAGGAGTACCTGAAGAAACAAGGCATCTCGTCCATGCAGGAATCGGGACCAAAAAAAGTG ttgCCAGTtcaaaagaggaagaagcaaggtgggcagaggaagagacactTCAAGACCCACAACAACCATTTGGCCGGGGTTCTGGAGGATTATTCAGAAGGTGTTCCTGCAAAGAAGTGA